Within the Ochrobactrum vermis genome, the region CAGCCAAGCCGAAGGAAGTGCCGAAGCGCCGTTTGAAGCTGGTCCCGACTGTGACCCACATCCCGTTCATGCGTCTGCAGTTCGTGACGCTTGGCATATCGATAATGGCCTGCGCCATTGTAGTCGCTCTGTTCGTCAATATAGGATTCAATTACGGCATTGATTTCCGCGGCGGCTCGATGGTCGAATTGCAGGCCCGCAGTGGCGACGCCAATCTTGAAGACATCACCGAGCGGCTTACCGAACTTAATATCGATAGCGCCCGTGTTCTGCCGGCAAAGTCACCACGCTCCGCACTTGTCATTATCGGCAGTCAGGAAGTCGGCGACGATGCCGAACAAACCGTCGCCGTGAAGCTGCGCGGGGAATTCGAACAGGATTATTCATTCCAGCGGGTAGAGGTCGTCGGGCCGACGGTTTCCGAACAGCTTTCGCGCGCTGGCGTTCTGGCGGTCATTCTGTCGCTGATCGGTATCTTCATCTACGTATGGGTCCGGTTCCGCTGGCAGCTCGCGCTTGGCGCGGTGCTGTCGACATTGCACGACGTCATCATCCTGGCGGGTATGTTCATCGTGTTCCGCATGGAATTCAATCTGTGGAGCGTTGCGGCGATCCTGACGATCATCGGCTATTCGCTGAACGATACGGTGGTGATCTACGACCGTGTTCGTGAAAATCTGCGAGTCTACAAGAGCGCACCACTACCTGCCATCATCGATGCGTCTATTAACCAGACACTGTCGCGTACCTTGCTGACGTCCTTTGTGACCTTTCTCGCGCATATCCCGCTTTATGCTTTCGGGGGCGCAGATATCCGCAGTTTCGCGCTGGCGCTGAGCGTCGGTATTATCGTTGCGAGTTATTCGTCGATCTTCATCGCCGCTCCATTGCTGGTTCAGTTCGGGCTCAAGCCGCGCGGATCAGATCAGGCAGGCGATTCCATGGATGATGAACTGGCGCAATCGCTGAATTTGGAAAGCTGAGAATGGCTAAGGGGATAGAGATACGCGAAGCCCATTTTCCGGGCCGTGCTCCTATCGATGCCTATGGCGATGGAGGCTTCCGCTTTGCCGAGATGTCGCATCGCGGGTCCATACTTTGCCTGCCTTCGGGAATTCACGGCTGGAAACCCGCAACACCGCCGGTACTGGCCAAAGCTGATCTGGAAATGATCCTGGAGCAAGCATCCGATATTGAGATTCTGCTGGTGGGGACAGGCATGGATTTGCG harbors:
- a CDS encoding Mth938-like domain-containing protein, translating into MAKGIEIREAHFPGRAPIDAYGDGGFRFAEMSHRGSILCLPSGIHGWKPATPPVLAKADLEMILEQASDIEILLVGTGMDLRRIPEDVRAILREHRISSDPMSTGAAVRTYNVLLAEDRAVAAALIAVD